In Parasteatoda tepidariorum isolate YZ-2023 chromosome 2, CAS_Ptep_4.0, whole genome shotgun sequence, one DNA window encodes the following:
- the LOC110283023 gene encoding tigger transposable element-derived protein 4-like: MPGKRKLTSLSLKEKKDLIALFEKSNVSKTAFAKEHNIPRTTLSDILSSKQTIEEADCKDEIKEILVRWLKHARSQNVPISSVILKEKAMEITKDRNSLSFKTICGEAAAVDGDAIENWRNSVLKDILSRFDASNVFNLDETGLFYRLLPDKTLSFKGEKCITGKASKQRLTLLLGANMNGNEKLKPLVIGKSKRPRCFKNVKSLPVEYEANSNAWMTTMIWERHIRKLDSQFSRQKRKVSIIVDNCTAHSQPESLKAIEIVFLPPNVTALLQPLHQGIIRDFKRKHAGFVADAESEDILCEEVDPELLENLLQVVNEKGCSVNDVNAFVDIDNDITICSQATVKDLTSEFLDEKQHSSSKDSENSCGIPPSKTETLEALEKIRRYLTSIEGTTEEDFKALMILEKKFNSNQQFLHQSTMLSYFNDQK, from the exons ATGCCGGGAAAACGAAAACTTACCTCGTTatctcttaaagaaaaaaaggatttaattgCACTTTTTGAAAAGTCAAATGTTTCGAAAACAGCTTTTGCCAAAGAACACAATATTCCGAGAACTACCTTAAGTGATATTCTATCGTCAAAGCAAACCATTGAGGAAGCAGACTGCAAAGACGAGATCAAGGAGATTTTAGTTCGATGGTTAAAGCATGCAAGATCGCAAAATGTGCCTATTTCTTCTGtcattcttaaagaaaaagCGATGGAAATTACTAAG GACAGAAATAGTCTTTCTTTTAAAACGATTTGTGGGGAAGCCGCAGCTGTTGATGGTGATGCTATAGAAAATTGGAGGAATAGTGTTCTCAAGGACATTTTATCCAGGTTTGATGCCTCGAATGTTTTTAATCTAGATGAAACGGGCTTATTTTATCGTCTTTTGCCTGATAAAACTCTATCGTTTAAGGGCGAAAAATGCATCACTGGAAAAGCCAGCAAGCAACGTCTAACACTTTTGCTGGGAGCGAATATGAATGGAAATGAAAAGCTTAAACCACTAGTGATAGGCAAGAGTAAAAGGCCACGCtgttttaaaaacgttaaatcTCTGCCAGTTGAATATGAAGCAAATTCAAATGCATGGATGACTACAATGATTTGGGAACGGCATATCCGTAAATTGGATTCCCAGTTTTCGCGCCAAAAGAGAAAAGTTTCAATTATTGTCGATAATTGCACAGCCCATAGTCAGCCCGAAAGCTTAAAAGCTATTGAAATCGTTTTCCTTCCTCCAAATGTTACTGCACTTCTTCAGCCATTACATCAAGGGATAATTCGGGACTTCAaaagaaa ACACGCGGGATTTGTAGCCGATGCAGAATCCGAAGATATCCTCTGTGAAGAAGTCGACCCCGAGCTCTTAGAAAATTTGCTGCAAGTTGTTAATGAAAAAGGTTGCAGTGTCAATGACGTAAATGCATTTGTCGATATTGACAATGACATCACTATTTGTTCACAAGCGACTGTAAAAGATTTAACTTCAGaatttttagatgaaaaacAACACAGTTCCAGCAAGGATAGTGAGAATTCGTGTGGAATTCCGCCCAGCAAGACTGAAACATTAGAAGCCTTAGAGAAAATTAGACGATATTTAACATCAATTGAAGGCACAACAGAGGAAGATTTCAAGGCGCTGATGATATTGGAAAAGAAGTTTAACAGCAATCAACAATTCCTGCATCAATCCACTATGTTAAGCTATTTTAAtgatcagaaataa
- the LOC122269147 gene encoding uncharacterized protein, whose protein sequence is MSLYRTCIWKIATLIKKGYWSISSGSQDDNPFSFLPPEIINEITSTVIQISTPNGVKVTDLYCLLTSGRLERLVLDDILLSTEELISILMSLSVACQNLKTLTFRNVNCTDPYSANAKVFKPGNALECLLGISPQIESLESCIRFNVEVINRCDKLKFLNLNFVSEKPVCRFILNCGYYEPNHSLKSLSVFEDYRNPVPFCDLVPVLKYCKELVYIKADISRPLEFLHIEELYDGSLTTQYKLQRCYLGNPYFDNGAVSSVAMHIATLTCPEMKEIDVLANDNEAIFALSDFKNLNSLLVQWEEPNGGNFQLGVQLLLEKIGVNLKKLHVINFYYVDWAVIAKYCTQLEILKVEFFNEIQSYERPTVCLQYLTSLYIELLDPDFYCHKETLIMLLSSCTELKHLRIDGARNLCDHTLNKILAKNNLSKLVEALLFECSLTENGIRNLISSLSSLEFFQFSSTLIDFEDAANIVHEINPHILLMSEE, encoded by the coding sequence ATGTCATTATACCGCACATGTATTTGGAAAATTGCAACACTTATAAAGAAAGGTTATTGGAGTATTTCCAGTGGCAGTCAAGATGATAATCCATTCTCTTTTTTACCACCTGAAATCATTAATGAAATAACTTCAACTGTTATACAAATTTCAACTCCCAATGGTGTGAAAGTTACTGACTTGTACTGTCTTCTCACTAGTGGGCGTCTCGAGCGCCTTGTGCTCGATGATATTCTGCTGAGTACCGAGGAGCTGATTTCGATATTGATGTCTCTCTCAGTTGCTTGTCAGAATTTAAAGACATTAACTTTCAGAAATGTAAATTGCACTGATCCGTATTCTGCTAATGCTAAAGTTTTTAAACCCGGAAATGCTCTTGAGTGCCTTTTGGGAATTTCTCCTCAAATAGAGTCTCTGGAATCGTGCATTCGGTTCAATGTGGAAGTAATTAACCGATGTGATAAATTGAAGTTCttgaacttaaattttgttagtGAAAAGCCAGTTTGcaggtttattttaaattgtggttATTATGAACCGAATCATTCACTTAAGTCTCTATCTGTTTTTGAAGATTATAGAAATCCAGTTCCTTTTTGTGATCTTGTTCCTGTGCTTAAGTACTGCAAAGAGTTAGTTTACATAAAAGCCGACATATCCCGGCCTTTAGAGTTTTTGCATATCGAGGAGCTATACGATGGCAGTCTTACAACTCAGTATAAGTTGCAGCGTTGTTACTTGGGAAATCCATATTTCGATAATGGTGCTGTTAGCTCAGTTGCAATGCATATTGCAACTTTAACATGCCCAGAAATGAAGGAAATTGATGTTTTAGCAAATGATAATGAAGCAATTTTTgctttaagtgattttaaaaacctaaattCTTTATTAGTTCAGTGGGAAGAACCAAATGGAGGAAATTTTCAACTCGGTGTCCAACTTTTACTTGAGAAGATTggtgtaaatttgaaaaaacttcatgtaataaatttctattatgtTGATTGGGCAGTAATTGCTAAATATTGCACCCAGCTTGAAATTCTTAAAGTTGAGTTTTTTAACGAGATACAAAGTTACGAGCGCCCTACTGTATGTCTTCAGTATCTCACATCTCTGTACATTGAATTATTGGATCCTGATTTTTATTGCCACAAGGAGACTCTCATAATGCTCCTTTCAAGTTGCACTGAGTTGAAACATTTGAGAATTGATGGTGCGAGAAATCTCTGTGatcatactttaaataaaatactcgcAAAAAATAACCTATCTAAACTAGTAGAGGCTCTTCTATTTGAATGTAGCCTAACTGAAAATggaattagaaatttaatctCCTCTTTAAGTTCCttagaattttttcagtttagttCCACCTTAATTGATTTTGAAGATGCTGCAAACATTGTGCATGAAATTAATCcccatattttattaatgtctgAGGAATGA